A window from Bacillota bacterium encodes these proteins:
- a CDS encoding YqeG family HAD IIIA-type phosphatase — MLKLLRPDLYLGSLFDITPKMLEDLGIKALILDLDNTLVVRGEEKAEPEVSEWLKALQERGIKLCIVSNNSRGKGGKIARALGLQGVFRAIKPWGKPFRKALRLLGEKASSTAMVGDQLFTDVLGGNRMGLYTIMVTSLGGPDFILTRLIIRKLERIVLSRLGYKSNLFRGVRG; from the coding sequence TTGCTGAAGCTGTTGCGTCCGGACCTCTACCTTGGATCACTCTTCGATATTACACCGAAGATGCTCGAAGACCTGGGGATCAAGGCTTTGATCCTTGATCTCGACAACACGCTGGTGGTCCGGGGTGAAGAAAAGGCTGAACCGGAGGTATCGGAATGGCTTAAGGCATTGCAGGAGCGCGGTATCAAGCTCTGCATCGTGTCGAACAACTCGCGGGGGAAGGGCGGTAAAATCGCCCGCGCTCTGGGTTTACAGGGGGTATTCAGGGCTATAAAACCGTGGGGCAAACCGTTCCGGAAGGCGCTGCGGCTTTTGGGGGAGAAGGCCTCAAGTACCGCCATGGTAGGCGATCAGTTGTTTACGGATGTCTTGGGGGGAAACCGAATGGGACTTTACACCATAATGGTCACCTCTCTGGGTGGTCCGGATTTTATCCTGACGCGGCTTATCATCCGAAAGTTGGAGCGAATCGTGTTATCCCGGCTCGGATACAAAAGTAACCTGTTCCGTGGGGTACGGGGGTGA
- the mobB gene encoding molybdopterin-guanine dinucleotide biosynthesis protein B: MGVELVEATAVILAGGRSTRMGTDKAFLEVEGRRLIERDVSALGRVFSEVIIAGDPGVYGGLADRVVKDFFEEAGPLAGVHAGLSFASHDRVFVAACDLPFIDGEMAAFIVQRLQGYDASVPCVGGRLQPLFAAYKKSCLAPVSRYLEKGGRRVVSFLGEVRVRYLTEMDFAGWPHSGRVFFNINTPGEFERLNHDIITSVPVVGVTGFSRTGKTTLLENLVASLASSGYRAAVLKHTWHEVRDTGGKDTDRFIKAGAEKTALTGPGGILYFQREGHPALGKVLSLMEDGVDIILVEGYKEAPFAKIRVMGETGIDGGEEIGSGGRTVAVVGETDDASRRGVPVFSRDDIKGISGFIIGRFLARGDRNC, from the coding sequence ATGGGGGTGGAGCTTGTAGAAGCGACTGCAGTAATCCTGGCCGGGGGCAGGAGCACCCGTATGGGAACGGACAAGGCCTTTCTGGAGGTTGAAGGGCGCAGGCTTATTGAGCGTGACGTTTCTGCCCTGGGAAGGGTCTTTTCCGAGGTTATCATAGCGGGTGATCCCGGGGTATACGGGGGGCTGGCCGATCGGGTGGTGAAGGATTTCTTTGAGGAGGCGGGGCCTTTGGCCGGGGTTCACGCCGGACTTTCTTTTGCAAGCCACGACCGGGTTTTTGTGGCTGCCTGCGACCTTCCCTTTATAGACGGCGAGATGGCGGCATTTATTGTGCAAAGACTGCAGGGGTATGACGCTTCGGTCCCCTGTGTGGGAGGCAGGCTTCAGCCCCTCTTTGCGGCCTATAAGAAATCGTGCCTGGCTCCGGTCAGCCGTTATCTTGAAAAAGGAGGCCGTCGGGTGGTGAGCTTTCTGGGTGAGGTCCGGGTCCGTTATCTTACGGAAATGGATTTTGCCGGGTGGCCGCACTCCGGCAGGGTGTTTTTTAATATAAACACCCCTGGTGAGTTCGAACGGTTAAATCATGATATAATCACTTCCGTGCCGGTCGTGGGAGTGACGGGGTTTTCGCGTACGGGGAAGACGACTCTGCTTGAAAACCTGGTGGCATCCCTTGCTTCCTCCGGTTATCGGGCGGCCGTTTTAAAGCACACGTGGCACGAGGTGCGTGATACAGGGGGTAAGGATACCGACCGCTTTATTAAGGCGGGCGCGGAGAAAACCGCACTGACCGGGCCGGGCGGCATATTATATTTTCAACGGGAAGGGCACCCGGCATTGGGGAAGGTTTTGAGTCTTATGGAGGATGGGGTGGATATCATACTGGTCGAGGGTTATAAAGAAGCGCCTTTTGCCAAGATCCGGGTAATGGGTGAAACCGGAATCGATGGCGGGGAGGAGATCGGCTCCGGCGGAAGGACCGTGGCGGTCGTCGGTGAAACGGACGATGCCTCCCGCCGCGGGGTGCCTGTGTTTTCACGCGACGATATTAAGGGGATAAGCGGTTTTATCATCGGCCGTTTTTTAGCGCGGGGGGACAGGAATTGCTGA
- the sigK gene encoding RNA polymerase sporulation sigma factor SigK: protein MIAAFATAISLASGFFPLLGYVTNNSFPRPLSEEEEKKHIRQMLRGDESARNILVEHNLRLVAHIVKKYEGSGYDAEDLISIGSVGLVKAIKTYNPNKGTRLATYAARCIENEILMFFRAAKKNRAEVSLNEPVGVDKEGNEVALIDILGSEPDSVIDQVSQHLEQKSLREKLSHLSSRERKIIIARYGFLNGQCFTQHQIANVLGISRSYVSRIEKRALEKLGANCKIAK, encoded by the coding sequence ATGATAGCAGCATTTGCCACGGCCATATCCCTGGCGAGTGGGTTTTTTCCGCTTCTCGGCTACGTTACGAACAACTCCTTTCCCCGCCCGCTTTCGGAAGAAGAGGAAAAGAAACATATCCGGCAGATGCTCCGCGGTGATGAATCCGCCCGGAACATCCTCGTAGAACACAACCTGCGCCTGGTGGCTCATATCGTGAAGAAGTATGAAGGGTCCGGGTACGATGCAGAAGACTTGATTTCCATAGGCTCGGTGGGTCTTGTCAAAGCCATCAAAACGTACAACCCCAATAAGGGCACACGTCTTGCTACCTATGCCGCCCGGTGCATAGAAAATGAAATCCTCATGTTTTTCCGTGCCGCCAAGAAGAATCGCGCCGAGGTTTCGCTCAATGAACCGGTGGGCGTAGACAAGGAAGGGAACGAGGTAGCTCTCATCGACATCCTGGGAAGCGAGCCGGATTCCGTTATAGACCAGGTTTCACAGCACCTTGAACAAAAGTCGCTGCGCGAAAAACTCTCCCACCTCTCCTCCCGGGAACGAAAGATCATCATCGCGCGCTACGGGTTCCTAAACGGACAGTGCTTTACGCAGCACCAGATCGCCAACGTGCTCGGCATCTCCCGCAGTTATGTGTCCAGAATCGAAAAAAGAGCGCTCGAAAAGCTCGGCGCCAACTGTAAAATAGCCAAGTAG
- a CDS encoding CGGC domain-containing protein, with protein sequence MKKIALISCTMVRKRNLCPGDVRCLVAMNRREGEFERYKDEDVAVVGIVDCGECEGNKSGRVVLSLATLKGPLAMLNETLDVIHIGTCIMSFCPRKDDILKAVRDKVGIDVVEGGHKYMPPKIF encoded by the coding sequence GTGAAGAAGATCGCCTTAATAAGCTGCACCATGGTCAGAAAGAGGAACCTTTGTCCCGGCGACGTGAGATGCCTGGTGGCGATGAACCGGAGGGAAGGGGAGTTCGAGCGGTATAAGGATGAGGATGTGGCGGTGGTCGGTATTGTGGACTGCGGCGAATGCGAAGGGAACAAAAGCGGCAGGGTGGTGTTGAGCCTGGCTACGTTAAAGGGACCGCTTGCGATGCTTAACGAAACACTGGACGTCATCCATATCGGAACCTGTATCATGAGCTTCTGCCCGCGGAAAGACGATATCCTCAAAGCCGTCAGGGATAAGGTGGGGATAGACGTCGTCGAGGGAGGGCACAAGTATATGCCGCCGAAAATCTTTTAA
- the aroC gene encoding chorismate synthase, whose translation MDLRYLTAGESHGPALMAIIEGMTSGLKLTADYINRQLIRRQGGYGRGGRQKIEKDEVEILSGVRGGYTLGSPIALKIVNRDWVNWHRVMAADAAARVDERVVTRPRPGHADLAGALKYGHRDIRNVLERSSARETAARVAVGSIARRFLEELGIEVAGQVLSIGPVQVEAMDGLPAEIRGKVEDSPVSCPDEKGGKLMVEAIDRTKAAGDSLGGVFEVRVFGAPPGLGSFVQWDRRLDGRLAQAVMSIQAIKGVEIGLGFAAAGFPGSMVQDEIFYDPACGFHRETNRSGGVEGGMTNGEPVVVRAAMKPIPTLAKPLRSVDLHTAEPVQASYERSDVCAVPAACVIAEAVIAWEMARACMEKFQGDTLKEVKLNLAGYRERIRLVEL comes from the coding sequence ATGGATCTCCGTTACCTTACGGCGGGGGAGTCACACGGTCCCGCCCTTATGGCGATTATTGAAGGAATGACGTCCGGCCTTAAACTGACGGCCGATTATATTAACAGGCAACTGATAAGGCGCCAGGGAGGCTACGGCCGTGGGGGGCGGCAGAAGATAGAAAAGGACGAAGTGGAGATCCTGAGCGGGGTGCGCGGCGGGTACACGCTCGGTTCCCCGATCGCGCTCAAGATCGTAAACCGGGACTGGGTGAATTGGCACCGCGTGATGGCGGCGGATGCCGCGGCCCGCGTCGATGAGCGCGTAGTGACCCGGCCGCGTCCCGGACATGCGGACTTGGCGGGAGCGCTGAAATACGGACACCGCGACATCAGGAACGTCCTGGAGCGTTCCAGCGCCCGGGAGACCGCGGCCCGCGTCGCCGTGGGCAGCATCGCCAGGAGATTTCTGGAAGAGCTGGGAATTGAGGTTGCCGGACAGGTCTTGAGCATCGGGCCGGTGCAGGTAGAGGCCATGGATGGGCTACCGGCGGAAATCCGGGGGAAGGTTGAAGATTCACCGGTATCTTGCCCGGACGAGAAAGGCGGCAAGTTGATGGTGGAGGCGATTGACCGGACAAAGGCCGCCGGAGACTCGCTCGGCGGTGTTTTTGAGGTGCGGGTTTTCGGGGCGCCGCCGGGCTTGGGCAGTTTTGTGCAGTGGGACCGCAGGCTCGATGGGCGTCTTGCTCAGGCGGTGATGAGCATCCAGGCGATCAAAGGGGTGGAAATAGGACTTGGATTTGCGGCGGCAGGTTTTCCGGGGTCGATGGTTCAGGACGAGATTTTCTACGATCCGGCCTGCGGTTTTCATCGTGAGACAAATCGCTCCGGCGGGGTCGAGGGAGGAATGACGAACGGTGAGCCTGTTGTTGTCCGTGCGGCGATGAAACCCATACCCACGCTGGCCAAACCGCTTCGGAGCGTGGACCTTCACACTGCTGAACCCGTGCAGGCGTCATACGAGCGTTCGGATGTATGCGCGGTGCCGGCCGCCTGTGTAATCGCCGAAGCGGTCATAGCATGGGAAATGGCGCGGGCCTGTATGGAAAAGTTCCAGGGCGATACATTAAAAGAAGTGAAACTAAACTTGGCAGGATACAGAGAACGGATAAGGCTGGTGGAGCTGTGA
- a CDS encoding Ig-like domain-containing protein: MVPREPAGQIIGMYRKFASISFVLALAFFFLLLSAGPWSVHTTALAAPAVLNTDPADGATGVVTTKTITVTFDVYIQAGSAYDTIALKDQSGADVAFSKSITDNVLTIDPTSLLECSVTYWVYIPALSVENLSGEPLQSDYNFSFTTEAAPVVSSTDPTDGATDIRVNKTATVTFGKNIQAGAAYAAIALKDQSGADVPFAKTIASNVLSIDPTSDLNCSVSYWVYVPAGAIADTSGNPTAADCNFSFTTSPGKWYCEIADATADIGHWTSLALDVYGQPHVSYYYVTGGDLMYAYKDTAWNTETVDSGDSVGQYTSMALDDANYPHISYYDVTNTALKYVYKNVSGWQVETVDGAGDVGTYNSLKLDSSGYPHIAYCDTTNGYLKYAYKDATGWHIESVVRIGGASAWISLAIDANGYPHMSYLYSDNWDLKYTYKDVSGWHTETVESSGYPGYYSSLAIDASGRPHISYVKGAEAIGGPTNDLKYAYKDIDGWHITAVNTPGWDYYSSLVLDRSGYPHIGHWDASNKYPRYSYQDVSGWHKETVPDGFYSGEFVSLALDASDNPRMTYYRSVGDDLKYAWWLTDAPTVTGTDPRRGAADIAIGKTICLTFTEDVQEGDNYGSITLKDGGGSDVSFTKTLSGKTLTIDPDSNLANSTTFTVTIPAGVVKDVTNNVLVSDFSFSFTTEPAPAVSATNPESGATDVRIDQTITVTFNKNVQAGDNYGQINLKDGDGGDVAFSKSIAGSVLTVDPTGVLEYTVTYTVYIPAGCVKDASGTGLPGDNDFSFTTEALLAVWDTDPASGAVNVPSAQTVTVTFSQDIQAHTNYASINLKHQDGSDVAFTKGINGAVLTVDPNTDLSYGVTYTVYVPADSVATLGGSGLPSDYNLNFTTEAGGSWQLQIADEWGLTGLWTSITLDVYGYPRISYYYDSSDDLKYAYKDSSGWHTTTVDSGGGVGTNTSIEMNSAGYPCISYRDDTNANVKYAYQDASGWHMELVDAEYSAGSNQTGLGFDSTGYPHISYLRMIDAGTYRLMHAWKEADGWHNEILDSDLSRPGQWSSLAIDSSGGIHISYYLIGGNATLRYAYKPSGGAWSITDADPSAWITGEYSSIALDESGYPHFSSSDRTNWDLRYVYKDGAGWHRENENIDSADQVGTWTSIGVKNGYPHISYYDITNTALKYAYKDASGWHAETVDNSASVGQYTSIVLDVSGSPYISYYDATNFDLRCAYWLPAKPMVAGVDPLRNSASVTLDKTITVGFTEDVVSGDNYAGIALKDQSGADVPFTKTLSGRMLTIDPNDDLSYSVTYTVYVPAGSVKDSGGNALAGDFDYSFTAEPDIYPPAVSGTDPANGATGVTLDRTITVTFDEDIQASANYASINLKHEDGSDVAFGKSIAGAVLIIDPDANLSGSVTYTVYVPAGSVKDLADNDLAADFNFSFTTEAPSATITITAPAAISGWSLSPASNQPLTQSGTLSIDVEPGTESWEVTASDADTVNTNGKMTAYNGSYDLAKKLQNAMSVAAGFEVTLPAGGNIAENTGDQSVDVTFKQTVGWTDEILSGGYTYRIVVTFIASITV; this comes from the coding sequence GTGGTTCCAAGAGAACCGGCCGGGCAAATAATCGGCATGTATCGGAAATTCGCCAGTATAAGTTTTGTCCTGGCATTGGCATTCTTTTTTCTTTTGCTGAGCGCCGGCCCCTGGAGTGTCCACACAACGGCTTTGGCCGCGCCCGCTGTTCTTAATACCGACCCGGCCGACGGCGCTACCGGCGTAGTAACGACCAAGACGATCACAGTTACTTTTGACGTATACATACAGGCCGGTTCCGCCTACGACACCATCGCTCTGAAAGACCAGAGCGGCGCCGACGTGGCGTTTAGCAAGAGCATTACCGACAACGTGCTCACGATAGACCCGACCAGTCTTCTCGAATGTAGTGTGACTTACTGGGTTTATATACCGGCTCTATCTGTAGAGAACCTTTCCGGCGAGCCTTTGCAGAGTGACTACAACTTCAGCTTTACCACTGAAGCGGCGCCTGTGGTGAGCAGCACCGATCCCACCGACGGCGCCACCGATATCAGGGTAAACAAAACCGCAACGGTTACCTTCGGTAAAAACATCCAGGCAGGCGCTGCTTACGCTGCTATCGCTCTTAAGGATCAGAGCGGCGCCGACGTTCCTTTCGCAAAGACCATCGCCAGCAATGTGCTCAGCATCGACCCGACCAGCGACCTGAATTGCAGCGTCAGCTACTGGGTCTACGTTCCCGCCGGCGCTATCGCCGACACGTCAGGAAATCCTACGGCGGCCGACTGCAACTTCAGCTTTACTACCTCTCCGGGCAAATGGTATTGCGAAATTGCGGATGCGACGGCCGACATCGGTCACTGGACCTCCTTAGCTTTAGATGTATATGGTCAGCCGCACGTAAGTTACTACTATGTTACCGGCGGTGACCTGATGTACGCGTACAAAGATACCGCCTGGAATACGGAGACTGTGGACAGCGGAGACAGCGTGGGGCAGTACACCTCGATGGCTCTGGATGACGCGAATTATCCCCATATCAGCTACTACGATGTTACAAATACCGCTCTTAAATATGTCTATAAGAACGTTTCAGGTTGGCAAGTGGAGACCGTCGACGGCGCCGGCGACGTAGGCACGTATAATTCCCTAAAACTGGACTCATCGGGGTACCCGCACATCGCTTATTGCGATACGACCAACGGCTACCTGAAGTACGCTTACAAAGACGCAACCGGCTGGCACATAGAAAGTGTTGTCCGAATCGGCGGCGCCAGCGCCTGGATTTCTCTCGCTATTGATGCTAATGGATACCCGCATATGAGTTACCTTTACTCCGATAATTGGGACCTCAAGTACACGTACAAAGACGTTTCCGGCTGGCACACCGAGACCGTGGAAAGTTCCGGCTATCCCGGGTATTACTCATCACTGGCCATTGATGCGTCCGGCCGTCCACATATCAGTTACGTAAAAGGCGCTGAGGCCATAGGTGGTCCGACCAACGACCTGAAGTACGCCTACAAAGACATTGACGGCTGGCATATCACGGCGGTGAACACTCCCGGTTGGGACTACTACTCGTCTTTGGTTCTTGACAGGTCGGGGTATCCGCATATCGGCCACTGGGACGCATCTAATAAATATCCCAGATATTCGTATCAGGATGTTTCCGGCTGGCACAAAGAGACCGTGCCCGACGGTTTCTATTCCGGCGAGTTTGTTTCTCTCGCTCTTGACGCTTCCGATAATCCGCGGATGACTTACTACAGAAGCGTCGGCGACGACCTGAAGTACGCCTGGTGGCTGACCGACGCGCCGACGGTGACCGGAACCGACCCCCGCCGCGGCGCCGCCGATATCGCAATCGGCAAGACGATCTGCCTGACCTTCACCGAGGATGTGCAGGAAGGTGACAACTACGGTTCGATCACCTTGAAAGACGGGGGCGGCAGCGACGTTTCATTCACCAAGACGTTAAGCGGGAAGACGCTGACCATCGATCCCGACAGCAACCTGGCCAACAGCACGACCTTCACGGTGACGATTCCAGCCGGCGTGGTGAAGGACGTGACGAACAACGTACTGGTAAGCGACTTCAGCTTCAGCTTTACCACAGAACCGGCCCCTGCAGTCAGCGCCACGAACCCGGAAAGCGGCGCCACCGACGTCCGGATCGACCAGACGATTACTGTAACGTTCAATAAAAACGTCCAGGCCGGCGACAACTATGGGCAGATAAACCTGAAGGACGGAGACGGCGGCGATGTGGCTTTCAGCAAGAGCATCGCCGGCAGCGTCCTTACCGTCGACCCGACCGGCGTTCTCGAATATACCGTTACTTATACCGTGTACATTCCGGCGGGATGTGTAAAAGATGCTTCCGGCACCGGGCTGCCGGGGGATAACGACTTCAGCTTCACCACCGAAGCGCTGCTTGCGGTGTGGGACACCGATCCCGCCAGCGGCGCCGTAAATGTCCCGTCGGCCCAGACGGTCACTGTTACCTTCAGCCAGGACATACAGGCACATACCAACTATGCCTCGATCAATCTGAAACACCAGGACGGCAGTGATGTCGCTTTCACCAAAGGCATCAACGGCGCCGTGCTTACCGTCGATCCTAACACAGACCTCAGCTACGGCGTGACGTATACGGTCTACGTGCCCGCCGATTCGGTCGCCACACTGGGTGGCAGCGGGCTGCCGTCGGACTATAATTTGAATTTTACCACAGAGGCCGGAGGCAGCTGGCAGTTGCAAATCGCGGACGAATGGGGCCTGACCGGCTTGTGGACGTCCATAACCCTGGATGTCTATGGGTACCCTCGTATCAGTTATTATTACGATTCCAGCGACGACCTGAAGTATGCGTATAAGGACTCCTCCGGCTGGCACACGACGACCGTGGATTCCGGGGGCGGTGTGGGGACGAATACTTCCATAGAAATGAATTCCGCCGGCTATCCCTGCATAAGTTACCGTGACGACACCAATGCCAATGTCAAGTACGCTTACCAAGACGCAAGCGGCTGGCATATGGAGCTTGTGGATGCGGAATACAGCGCCGGTTCCAATCAAACCGGTCTGGGTTTTGATTCTACCGGCTACCCCCATATCAGTTATCTTAGAATGATAGATGCCGGCACTTATCGCCTGATGCACGCATGGAAGGAGGCTGACGGCTGGCATAACGAGATCCTGGACTCCGATCTCAGCAGACCGGGACAGTGGTCATCCCTCGCCATAGATTCTTCCGGCGGAATCCATATCAGTTACTATCTTATCGGCGGCAACGCAACGCTGAGATACGCCTATAAACCGTCGGGCGGCGCCTGGAGCATTACCGACGCTGACCCCAGCGCGTGGATAACAGGTGAGTACTCGTCAATAGCCCTGGACGAATCGGGTTATCCTCATTTCAGTAGTTCCGACCGCACCAACTGGGACCTGAGGTATGTTTATAAGGACGGCGCCGGCTGGCACAGGGAGAACGAGAATATTGACAGCGCCGACCAGGTCGGAACGTGGACATCGATAGGGGTGAAAAACGGCTATCCGCATATAAGTTATTATGACATCACCAATACAGCCTTGAAATACGCCTATAAAGACGCTTCGGGCTGGCATGCGGAAACAGTGGACAACAGTGCAAGTGTCGGCCAGTATACCTCAATTGTCCTGGACGTTTCCGGAAGCCCGTATATCAGTTACTACGACGCGACTAATTTTGACTTGCGGTGTGCTTATTGGCTGCCCGCCAAACCAATGGTCGCCGGCGTCGATCCCCTCCGGAACTCTGCAAGCGTTACACTGGACAAGACCATCACCGTCGGTTTCACCGAGGATGTGGTTTCGGGCGACAACTACGCCGGTATCGCCTTGAAGGACCAGAGCGGCGCGGACGTCCCGTTCACCAAGACGCTAAGCGGCAGGATGCTGACCATCGATCCGAACGACGATCTTAGTTACAGCGTTACCTATACGGTCTACGTCCCGGCAGGTTCGGTTAAAGACTCAGGCGGCAACGCCCTGGCCGGAGACTTCGACTACAGCTTTACAGCAGAACCGGACATATACCCGCCGGCCGTAAGCGGCACCGATCCGGCGAACGGCGCTACCGGCGTGACACTCGACAGAACCATAACAGTCACTTTTGATGAAGACATTCAGGCAAGCGCCAACTATGCCTCAATCAACCTCAAGCACGAGGACGGCAGCGATGTTGCGTTCGGCAAAAGCATCGCCGGCGCGGTACTCATCATTGATCCGGACGCCAACCTAAGCGGCAGCGTCACCTACACCGTTTATGTCCCGGCAGGCTCAGTAAAGGACCTTGCCGACAATGATCTGGCTGCCGACTTCAACTTCAGTTTCACCACGGAGGCGCCGTCAGCCACCATCACGATCACCGCGCCCGCCGCTATCTCAGGCTGGAGCCTCAGCCCGGCTTCAAACCAGCCCCTTACGCAGTCCGGAACGCTTTCGATTGACGTCGAACCCGGCACTGAATCCTGGGAGGTTACCGCCTCCGACGCGGATACCGTGAATACGAACGGAAAGATGACCGCTTACAACGGTTCATACGATCTTGCGAAGAAGCTGCAGAACGCGATGAGCGTGGCGGCGGGTTTCGAGGTGACCCTGCCCGCCGGGGGGAATATCGCTGAAAACACCGGCGACCAATCGGTGGATGTAACCTTCAAGCAGACGGTGGGATGGACTGACGAAATACTGTCCGGGGGTTATACCTACCGGATCGTCGTCACCTTCATCGCGTCGATTACGGTTTGA
- a CDS encoding shikimate kinase, producing MKNVVIIGFMGTGKTAVGKRLARLLGWKFVDTDAEIEQLAGKSIPQIFAEDGEVRFRSEENLICRRLAFRSGLVIATGGGMVLNPENVGLLRQNGIFIRLYADPEVIIERVKAKQRRRPLLKGDVKEKVQELLAQRASAYDIAEFTVDTGKQGPDQSARIIFEHLQGKGQLT from the coding sequence GTGAAAAATGTCGTCATAATCGGGTTTATGGGTACGGGCAAAACCGCGGTGGGCAAACGGCTCGCACGCCTTCTCGGATGGAAGTTCGTGGACACCGACGCGGAGATAGAGCAGTTGGCCGGGAAAAGCATCCCCCAGATCTTTGCGGAGGACGGCGAGGTGCGTTTCAGGTCGGAAGAGAATCTTATCTGCCGGCGGCTGGCCTTCCGTTCCGGGCTTGTCATCGCCACCGGGGGAGGGATGGTTCTTAACCCGGAAAACGTTGGGCTCCTGCGGCAGAATGGGATTTTTATCAGGCTTTACGCCGATCCGGAGGTAATTATTGAGCGGGTTAAGGCGAAACAAAGAAGACGGCCCCTTCTCAAAGGGGATGTGAAAGAAAAGGTACAGGAACTTCTGGCGCAGCGGGCATCGGCGTATGATATCGCCGAGTTTACCGTGGATACCGGAAAGCAGGGGCCCGACCAGTCGGCACGCATAATTTTCGAGCATCTCCAGGGGAAGGGTCAATTAACATGA
- a CDS encoding shikimate dehydrogenase, with the protein METPLINGRTRVVGIFGDPVEHTFSPAMHNAAFAALCLNFAYLPFRVRKEELPAAVAGLRALGLVGVNVTVPHKEAVLPYLDEVTPEAKLIGAVNTVVNRNGRLTGYNTDATGFLRALREAGCEPAGAEAVVLGAGGAARAVCMALGMAGARRIVVFNRTYERAQALSREVQANTETTAVALPWEDLNKRKADVFQAAGVVIQTTSIGMHPEKSACPAVSPAAFRKNQLVVDLIYNPVETRFLQMAAEAGAATQNGLRMLLYQGIAAFELWTGSSPPEEIMLQGLAAMKGA; encoded by the coding sequence ATGGAAACGCCTTTGATAAACGGCAGGACAAGGGTTGTCGGTATCTTTGGGGATCCGGTGGAGCATACCTTTTCACCCGCGATGCACAACGCGGCATTTGCGGCTTTATGCCTGAATTTCGCATACCTCCCGTTTCGGGTGCGGAAAGAGGAGTTACCGGCGGCGGTAGCGGGATTAAGGGCGCTCGGTCTGGTCGGCGTAAACGTTACGGTGCCTCACAAAGAGGCGGTATTGCCCTACCTTGACGAGGTTACGCCCGAAGCAAAATTAATAGGTGCGGTAAACACGGTTGTAAACCGTAACGGCAGGTTGACGGGGTATAATACCGACGCCACCGGTTTTCTGCGGGCGCTCAGGGAAGCGGGCTGTGAGCCTGCAGGCGCGGAAGCGGTAGTGCTCGGCGCCGGCGGGGCCGCAAGGGCGGTGTGTATGGCGCTTGGAATGGCCGGCGCGCGCCGGATTGTGGTCTTTAACAGAACGTACGAACGCGCACAGGCACTTTCACGAGAGGTGCAGGCAAACACGGAAACCACGGCGGTCGCCCTGCCCTGGGAAGATCTGAACAAACGCAAAGCCGATGTTTTTCAGGCTGCGGGCGTTGTGATTCAGACGACGAGCATAGGGATGCACCCTGAAAAGTCGGCTTGCCCCGCGGTATCGCCGGCAGCCTTCCGGAAAAACCAGTTGGTGGTGGACCTTATCTATAACCCCGTGGAAACACGTTTTCTTCAAATGGCGGCCGAGGCGGGCGCCGCAACGCAAAACGGTTTACGGATGCTGCTTTATCAAGGGATTGCGGCCTTCGAGCTGTGGACGGGCAGTTCACCGCCGGAAGAGATAATGCTGCAGGGCCTTGCCGCAATGAAAGGCGCTTAA
- a CDS encoding GNAT family N-acetyltransferase, producing the protein MIQGYTIRPFKHGDLGQVLYLHGLVYSSEHGFDLSFEGYVAAGIAEFACSFKEGKDQLWVAEADGQVAASIAVFGRSESEAQLRWFIVHPAYRGLGMGKALLKEALEFAKRCAYTTVFLWTLGHLDAARHLYKSAGFVLAEKKTHVLWGKLLTEERYDLSPNP; encoded by the coding sequence ATGATACAGGGCTATACTATAAGACCCTTTAAGCACGGCGATCTCGGGCAGGTTCTATACCTCCACGGCCTTGTTTACAGCAGTGAGCATGGTTTCGATCTGAGCTTCGAGGGGTATGTGGCGGCAGGGATCGCTGAGTTCGCCTGTTCGTTCAAGGAAGGAAAGGACCAGCTTTGGGTAGCGGAGGCGGACGGGCAGGTTGCCGCTTCCATCGCTGTCTTCGGCCGCTCGGAGTCCGAGGCGCAGCTTCGCTGGTTTATCGTTCACCCCGCTTACCGCGGTTTAGGCATGGGAAAGGCTCTCCTCAAAGAAGCGCTCGAATTTGCAAAAAGATGCGCCTACACGACTGTATTCCTTTGGACGCTGGGCCACCTTGACGCGGCGCGCCACCTATACAAGTCGGCTGGTTTTGTCCTGGCCGAAAAGAAGACGCACGTTCTATGGGGGAAGCTGCTTACGGAGGAGCGTTACGATTTAAGCCCGAACCCTTAG